Proteins from a single region of Herpetosiphonaceae bacterium:
- a CDS encoding dipeptidase, protein MSQAETYLHAQQARYLDELLEFLRIPSISSLPEHAGDVERAAAWVAGRMSAAGIEHVQIFPTGGHPVVYGDWLHAAGKPTILIYGHFDTQPVDPLALWTSPPFEPVVRDGRVYARGASDDKGNMLVPILVVEALLASEGSLPVNLKFLFEGQEEIGSPQIPAFVAAHRELLACDLAVSADGGQWSETEPAILLGLRGGCAIQIDVQGAVSDLHSGEYGGAIQNPLHALVRILDTMRSPDGKILVEGFYDDVAELSDAERAAVAAVPFDEQEYCRKLGIDALYGEPGYTTRERTWTRPTLEINGIYGGFQGEGVKTVLPNEAHAKITCRLVPNQDPTTIAQRVIDHVHKHAPQGVRVQAQQQPFRAYPYLMPADHPGNEAARSVLIELYGREPYYVRSGGSIPIMMVFLNDLGVYTVNFAFALPDEQMHAPDEFFRLSSFESGQRAYIRLLHRLADLPTKGRRAAR, encoded by the coding sequence ATGTCCCAGGCAGAAACGTACCTCCATGCGCAGCAAGCGCGCTACCTCGACGAACTGCTTGAGTTTCTTCGTATTCCTAGTATCTCGTCGCTGCCGGAACACGCCGGCGATGTCGAGCGTGCCGCCGCGTGGGTTGCCGGGCGTATGAGCGCCGCAGGCATCGAGCATGTGCAGATCTTTCCGACGGGCGGCCATCCCGTCGTGTATGGCGATTGGCTTCACGCCGCCGGGAAGCCGACGATCCTGATCTACGGGCACTTCGATACGCAGCCGGTCGATCCGCTCGCGCTGTGGACCTCGCCGCCGTTCGAGCCGGTAGTCCGCGATGGGCGGGTCTATGCCCGTGGCGCGAGCGACGACAAAGGCAACATGCTCGTGCCGATTCTGGTGGTCGAGGCGCTGCTCGCGAGCGAGGGATCGCTGCCTGTTAACCTGAAGTTCCTCTTCGAGGGCCAGGAGGAGATCGGAAGCCCGCAGATCCCGGCGTTTGTCGCGGCGCACCGTGAGCTGCTGGCCTGCGATCTGGCCGTGAGCGCCGACGGCGGCCAGTGGAGCGAGACAGAGCCAGCGATTCTGCTTGGCTTACGCGGCGGCTGTGCGATCCAGATCGATGTGCAGGGAGCCGTCAGCGATCTGCACTCCGGCGAGTACGGCGGCGCGATCCAGAATCCGCTCCACGCGCTGGTGCGCATCCTCGACACGATGCGTAGTCCCGACGGCAAGATCCTGGTAGAGGGCTTTTACGATGATGTCGCCGAGCTCAGCGATGCGGAGCGCGCCGCTGTGGCTGCCGTGCCCTTCGACGAGCAGGAGTACTGCCGGAAGCTGGGCATCGACGCGCTGTATGGCGAGCCCGGCTACACGACGCGTGAGCGCACCTGGACACGACCGACGCTGGAGATTAACGGCATCTACGGCGGATTCCAGGGCGAGGGCGTCAAGACGGTGCTGCCCAACGAGGCACATGCCAAAATAACCTGCCGTCTGGTCCCGAATCAAGACCCGACCACGATCGCGCAGCGGGTGATCGACCATGTCCACAAGCACGCGCCGCAGGGCGTGAGGGTCCAGGCTCAGCAGCAGCCGTTCCGCGCCTATCCATACCTGATGCCCGCCGATCATCCGGGCAACGAGGCGGCGCGGTCCGTGCTGATCGAGCTGTACGGACGCGAGCCGTATTATGTGCGCTCCGGCGGCAGTATTCCGATCATGATGGTCTTTCTGAATGATCTCGGCGTGTACACGGTCAACTTCGCCTTCGCGCTGCCGGATGAGCAGATGCATGCGCCCGATGAGTTCTTCCGCCTGTCCAGCTTCGAGTCGGGCCAGCGCGCGTATATCCGGCTGCTGCATCGTCTCGCCGATCTGCCGACCAAGGGGCGGCGGGCAGCGCGATAG